Proteins encoded by one window of Lycium barbarum isolate Lr01 chromosome 11, ASM1917538v2, whole genome shotgun sequence:
- the LOC132619234 gene encoding beta-glucosidase 18-like isoform X1: MKRWTTKMYSYLICLLLLLQHVNSANTIIYGLEQEVKRSEFPDGFLFGTSTSAYQIEGAYTEDGRSLSNWDAYCSINGRIPNGGSGNIADDHYHRYLEDIDTMASLGANAYRFSISWSRILPRGKFWPVNPVGIKFYNNIIDSLLLKGITPFVTIHHYDYPQEFEDRFGAWLSPLMQEEFVHFAETCFKSFGDRVKYWATMNEPNLYMEMAYLKGVFPPSHCSTPFGECSSGNSDIEPLLAVHNSILAHAKAVNLYRHQFQAKQGGMIGIVASAYMYKPMTDNEADRKAANRALAFHVAWLLDPLVHGDYPIEMRQYHGRKLPRFSSEEAILIKNSTDFIGLNHYTTWFAKDCLHSNCACMDSDVLCTHGENRAIRGFVLVTGQKNGAYIGDQMGMPGSYVVPLGMEEIVDYVKKRYNNMPIFVTENGYASNENKEEGYDLDQDMKRIKYHKAYLASLARSIRNGADVRGYFIWSLMDNFEWRFGYTVKFGLYHVDPLTLDRSPKLSAQWYRDFLTNSSLNNIQAKSST; the protein is encoded by the exons ATGAAGAGATGGACCACTAAGATGTACTCTTATTTGATTTGTCTCCTCTTACTATTGCAACATGTTAATTCTGCAAACACTATCATTTATGGCTTGGAACAAGAGGTGAAGAGATCAGAATTCCCAGATGGTTTTCTTTTTGGAACTTCAACTTCTGCCTATCAA atTGAAGGAGCATACACTGAAGATGGAAGAAGTCTTAGCAACTGGGACGCATATTGTAGTATCAATG GTAGAATACCCAATGGAGGAAGTGGAAACATAGCTGACGACCATTACCATCGTTACTTG GAAGACATTGATACAATGGCCTCTCTTGGAGCAAATGCTTATCGATTCTCCATTTCCTGGAGTAGAATTTTACCTA GAGGAAAATTTTGGCCTGTGAATCCTGTTGGAATCAAGTTTTACAATAATATCATTGATAGTCTCTTACTCAAAG GAATAACACCATTTGTGACGATCCACCATTATGACTATCCTCAGGAATTTGAGGACAGATTTGGGGCCTGGCTCAGTCCTCTAATGCA GGAAGAGTTTGTTCACTTTGCTGAAACATGTTTTAAGAGTTTTGGGGACAGAGTGAAATATTGGGCCACTATGAATGAGCCTAATTTATATATGGAAATGGCCTATTTGAAAGGTGTATTCCCACCTTCACATTGTTCTACCCCTTTTGGGGAATGCTCTTCTGGTAATTCAGACATTGAGCCTCTACTTGCTGTCCATAACTCAATATTGGCCCATGCCAAGGCTGTCAATCTCTATCGTCACCAATTTCAGGCAA AACAAGGCGGAATGATAGGAATAGTGGCGAGTGCTTACATGTATAAGCCAATGACGGATAATGAGGCTGACAGGAAAGCTGCAAACAGGGCTTTGGCTTTTCATGTGGCCTG GCTTCTAGACCCTCTAGTACATGGAGATTATCCAATAGAAATGCGACAGTACCATGGGAGAAAACTACCAAGATTCAGCTCTGAAGAAGCAATACTTATAAAGAATAGCACCGATTTCATAGGGCTTAATCATTATACAACATGGTTTGCTAAAGATTGCCTTCATTCTAATTGCGCATGCATGGACAGTGATGTTCTTTGTACACATGGTGAAAATCGTGCTATTCGTGGATTTGTGCTCGTCACTGGACAAAAAAATGGTGCCTACATCGGAGATcaa atggGAATGCCTGGATCGTATGTTGTTCCACTAGGCATGGAAGAGATTGTTGATTATGTAAAGAAGAGATACAATAACATGCCTATATTTGTGACTGAAAATG GGTACGCTTCAAATGAGAATAAAGAAGAAGGATATGACTTGGACCAAGACATGAAGCGAATTAAATATCACAAAGCATACTTAGCATCTTTGGCTCGATCAATCAG GAATGGTGCTGATGTGCGTGGTTATTTCATTTGGAGCTTGATGGATAATTTCGAGTGGAGATTTGGTTACACTGTCAAATTTGGGCTTTATCATGTGGATCCTCTTACGTTGGATCGAAGCCCAAAACTGTCGGCCCAGTGGTATAGAGATTTTCTCACTAACAGCAGCCTCAACAATATACAAGCAAAGAGCTCAACATAA
- the LOC132619234 gene encoding beta-glucosidase 18-like isoform X2 — MKRWTTKMYSYLICLLLLLQHVNSANTIIYGLEQEVKRSEFPDGFLFGTSTSAYQIEGAYTEDGRSLSNWDAYCSINGRIPNGGSGNIADDHYHRYLEDIDTMASLGANAYRFSISWRGKFWPVNPVGIKFYNNIIDSLLLKGITPFVTIHHYDYPQEFEDRFGAWLSPLMQEEFVHFAETCFKSFGDRVKYWATMNEPNLYMEMAYLKGVFPPSHCSTPFGECSSGNSDIEPLLAVHNSILAHAKAVNLYRHQFQAKQGGMIGIVASAYMYKPMTDNEADRKAANRALAFHVAWLLDPLVHGDYPIEMRQYHGRKLPRFSSEEAILIKNSTDFIGLNHYTTWFAKDCLHSNCACMDSDVLCTHGENRAIRGFVLVTGQKNGAYIGDQMGMPGSYVVPLGMEEIVDYVKKRYNNMPIFVTENGYASNENKEEGYDLDQDMKRIKYHKAYLASLARSIRNGADVRGYFIWSLMDNFEWRFGYTVKFGLYHVDPLTLDRSPKLSAQWYRDFLTNSSLNNIQAKSST, encoded by the exons ATGAAGAGATGGACCACTAAGATGTACTCTTATTTGATTTGTCTCCTCTTACTATTGCAACATGTTAATTCTGCAAACACTATCATTTATGGCTTGGAACAAGAGGTGAAGAGATCAGAATTCCCAGATGGTTTTCTTTTTGGAACTTCAACTTCTGCCTATCAA atTGAAGGAGCATACACTGAAGATGGAAGAAGTCTTAGCAACTGGGACGCATATTGTAGTATCAATG GTAGAATACCCAATGGAGGAAGTGGAAACATAGCTGACGACCATTACCATCGTTACTTG GAAGACATTGATACAATGGCCTCTCTTGGAGCAAATGCTTATCGATTCTCCATTTCCTGGA GAGGAAAATTTTGGCCTGTGAATCCTGTTGGAATCAAGTTTTACAATAATATCATTGATAGTCTCTTACTCAAAG GAATAACACCATTTGTGACGATCCACCATTATGACTATCCTCAGGAATTTGAGGACAGATTTGGGGCCTGGCTCAGTCCTCTAATGCA GGAAGAGTTTGTTCACTTTGCTGAAACATGTTTTAAGAGTTTTGGGGACAGAGTGAAATATTGGGCCACTATGAATGAGCCTAATTTATATATGGAAATGGCCTATTTGAAAGGTGTATTCCCACCTTCACATTGTTCTACCCCTTTTGGGGAATGCTCTTCTGGTAATTCAGACATTGAGCCTCTACTTGCTGTCCATAACTCAATATTGGCCCATGCCAAGGCTGTCAATCTCTATCGTCACCAATTTCAGGCAA AACAAGGCGGAATGATAGGAATAGTGGCGAGTGCTTACATGTATAAGCCAATGACGGATAATGAGGCTGACAGGAAAGCTGCAAACAGGGCTTTGGCTTTTCATGTGGCCTG GCTTCTAGACCCTCTAGTACATGGAGATTATCCAATAGAAATGCGACAGTACCATGGGAGAAAACTACCAAGATTCAGCTCTGAAGAAGCAATACTTATAAAGAATAGCACCGATTTCATAGGGCTTAATCATTATACAACATGGTTTGCTAAAGATTGCCTTCATTCTAATTGCGCATGCATGGACAGTGATGTTCTTTGTACACATGGTGAAAATCGTGCTATTCGTGGATTTGTGCTCGTCACTGGACAAAAAAATGGTGCCTACATCGGAGATcaa atggGAATGCCTGGATCGTATGTTGTTCCACTAGGCATGGAAGAGATTGTTGATTATGTAAAGAAGAGATACAATAACATGCCTATATTTGTGACTGAAAATG GGTACGCTTCAAATGAGAATAAAGAAGAAGGATATGACTTGGACCAAGACATGAAGCGAATTAAATATCACAAAGCATACTTAGCATCTTTGGCTCGATCAATCAG GAATGGTGCTGATGTGCGTGGTTATTTCATTTGGAGCTTGATGGATAATTTCGAGTGGAGATTTGGTTACACTGTCAAATTTGGGCTTTATCATGTGGATCCTCTTACGTTGGATCGAAGCCCAAAACTGTCGGCCCAGTGGTATAGAGATTTTCTCACTAACAGCAGCCTCAACAATATACAAGCAAAGAGCTCAACATAA
- the LOC132619234 gene encoding beta-glucosidase 18-like isoform X3: MASLGANAYRFSISWSRILPRGKFWPVNPVGIKFYNNIIDSLLLKGITPFVTIHHYDYPQEFEDRFGAWLSPLMQEEFVHFAETCFKSFGDRVKYWATMNEPNLYMEMAYLKGVFPPSHCSTPFGECSSGNSDIEPLLAVHNSILAHAKAVNLYRHQFQAKQGGMIGIVASAYMYKPMTDNEADRKAANRALAFHVAWLLDPLVHGDYPIEMRQYHGRKLPRFSSEEAILIKNSTDFIGLNHYTTWFAKDCLHSNCACMDSDVLCTHGENRAIRGFVLVTGQKNGAYIGDQMGMPGSYVVPLGMEEIVDYVKKRYNNMPIFVTENGYASNENKEEGYDLDQDMKRIKYHKAYLASLARSIRNGADVRGYFIWSLMDNFEWRFGYTVKFGLYHVDPLTLDRSPKLSAQWYRDFLTNSSLNNIQAKSST; encoded by the exons ATGGCCTCTCTTGGAGCAAATGCTTATCGATTCTCCATTTCCTGGAGTAGAATTTTACCTA GAGGAAAATTTTGGCCTGTGAATCCTGTTGGAATCAAGTTTTACAATAATATCATTGATAGTCTCTTACTCAAAG GAATAACACCATTTGTGACGATCCACCATTATGACTATCCTCAGGAATTTGAGGACAGATTTGGGGCCTGGCTCAGTCCTCTAATGCA GGAAGAGTTTGTTCACTTTGCTGAAACATGTTTTAAGAGTTTTGGGGACAGAGTGAAATATTGGGCCACTATGAATGAGCCTAATTTATATATGGAAATGGCCTATTTGAAAGGTGTATTCCCACCTTCACATTGTTCTACCCCTTTTGGGGAATGCTCTTCTGGTAATTCAGACATTGAGCCTCTACTTGCTGTCCATAACTCAATATTGGCCCATGCCAAGGCTGTCAATCTCTATCGTCACCAATTTCAGGCAA AACAAGGCGGAATGATAGGAATAGTGGCGAGTGCTTACATGTATAAGCCAATGACGGATAATGAGGCTGACAGGAAAGCTGCAAACAGGGCTTTGGCTTTTCATGTGGCCTG GCTTCTAGACCCTCTAGTACATGGAGATTATCCAATAGAAATGCGACAGTACCATGGGAGAAAACTACCAAGATTCAGCTCTGAAGAAGCAATACTTATAAAGAATAGCACCGATTTCATAGGGCTTAATCATTATACAACATGGTTTGCTAAAGATTGCCTTCATTCTAATTGCGCATGCATGGACAGTGATGTTCTTTGTACACATGGTGAAAATCGTGCTATTCGTGGATTTGTGCTCGTCACTGGACAAAAAAATGGTGCCTACATCGGAGATcaa atggGAATGCCTGGATCGTATGTTGTTCCACTAGGCATGGAAGAGATTGTTGATTATGTAAAGAAGAGATACAATAACATGCCTATATTTGTGACTGAAAATG GGTACGCTTCAAATGAGAATAAAGAAGAAGGATATGACTTGGACCAAGACATGAAGCGAATTAAATATCACAAAGCATACTTAGCATCTTTGGCTCGATCAATCAG GAATGGTGCTGATGTGCGTGGTTATTTCATTTGGAGCTTGATGGATAATTTCGAGTGGAGATTTGGTTACACTGTCAAATTTGGGCTTTATCATGTGGATCCTCTTACGTTGGATCGAAGCCCAAAACTGTCGGCCCAGTGGTATAGAGATTTTCTCACTAACAGCAGCCTCAACAATATACAAGCAAAGAGCTCAACATAA
- the LOC132619346 gene encoding probable 2' cyclic ADP-D-ribose synthase BdTIR, whose protein sequence is MQRSSLVRNLVQRQLVHQRHRTSKKQMMIRPQLACDVFINHRGNDTKRTIASLLYDHLTRLRIRSFLDNKNMKPGDKLFEKIDSAIEECKVGVAVFSPRYCDSYFCLHELALFVESKKKVIPIFCDVKPSELRVVNKGNILPLRPNEIERFNLALEEAKHTVGLDFSSNKGNWSDVVTKAADVVIESLIEIEEAELTRKRTTPIVF, encoded by the exons atgcagcGCTCATCGCTTGTTAGAAACTTAGTGCAACGCCAATTAGTTCATCAAAGGCATAGGACTAGCAAAAAACAAATGATGATTAGACCACAATTAGCATGTGATGTTTTCATTAACCACAGAGGAAACGACACAAAGAGAACAATAGCTTCATTATTATACGATCATTTGACACGTTTAAGGATTAGGTCATTTTTGGACAACAAGAACATGAAGCCAGGTGACAAATTGTTCGAGAAAATCGACAGTGCAATAGAGGAATGTAAAGTTGGTGTTGCCGTTTTTTCTCCACGTTATTGTGATTCTTATTTTTGCCTTCATGAATTGGCTCTATTTGTGGAATCAAAGAAAAaagtgattcctattttttgtgaTGTTAAGCCCTCTGAGCTTCGTGTTGTAAACAAGGGAAATATTCTTCCACTTCGACCCAATGAAATTGAGAGGTTTAATTTGGCACTTGAAGAAGCTAAACACACCGTTGGCCTTGATTTCAGCTCTAACAAAGG GAACTGGTCGGATGTGGTGACAAAAGCAGCTGATGTTGTCATTGAGAGCTTGATAGAGATTGAAGAAGCTGAGCTAACCAGAAAACGGACTACTCCTATCGTTTTTTGA